The following coding sequences lie in one Arachis ipaensis cultivar K30076 chromosome B05, Araip1.1, whole genome shotgun sequence genomic window:
- the LOC107642097 gene encoding uncharacterized protein LOC107642097 yields MQQKIVIEVTMENDKWRSKALKTASEEKGVTSVSVNGDNKLEVIGDNVNTVCLAKQLSKKFCSVKILSVEVLKPPKEEEEEEEEEEEVEEAENPSRGDDDGCGCGGGDGNIPFIPGRYYPPCDRVVVVVCDSYNDCYEPGCTIF; encoded by the exons ATGCAGCAAAAAATAGTAATAGAGGTCACAATGGAGAATGACAAATGGAGAAGTAAGGCTCTGAAAACTGCTTCAGAGGAAAAAG GCGTGACTTCGGTATCAGTGAATGGTGATAACAAATTGGAAGTGATTGGTGACAACGTGAACACGGTTTGCCTTGCTAAGCAGCTCAGCAAGAAGTTTTGCTCAGTCAAAATCCTCTCTGTGGAAGTACTGAAACCtcccaaagaagaagaagaagaagaagaagaagaagaagaagtagaagaagcagAAAACCCTTCTCGTGGTGATGATGACGGTTGTGGTTGCGGCGGTGGTGACGGCAACATCCCTTTCATACCGGGACGGTATTATCCACCGTGTGATCGGGTGGTGGTTGTCGTCTGTGATTCATACAATGACTGTTATGAACCTGGTTGCACTATCTTCTGA